A stretch of Nymphaea colorata isolate Beijing-Zhang1983 unplaced genomic scaffold, ASM883128v2 scaffold0182, whole genome shotgun sequence DNA encodes these proteins:
- the LOC116268272 gene encoding uncharacterized protein LOC116268272, with amino-acid sequence MVKKKQVVPEAPDVEAETSANEEQPSTEMEVYAVERMVHIENEVLKIRHEMSDYKKQLSKLNELDEIKEMMRVMTANQEALRRNNPDPPQPHVDKGKGILNGPPNVGPNPFHSQAGPSRPPPGGNNSNNGGFQAQPTNLNNYHGGHHNSSPEWENREPYGPQSSQYRSRFGGTQWENINSDRRWGDRGDREPPSWEPYRERQAAPRNQPRIPMMIPDEEWLQTSILHFDGEARRWYRWLKLKEPVNTWGEFKEALMLRFGESSYVDYDIELRNLRQTASVQEYQAKFENLASMVDWTPKSLIAAFVGGLKEEIQIDIRAEPNTELRKCFAKARSIEDSPPRKEEPKPAFKGRAPPVLTREEREELIKNKQCFWCKEKWDPTHKCKHIRVYTVLDDDADDEGEEDQSPMIEEIEELEAREEPQEQERPPPEGACHTMTDPNRPDAMRVIGQIGKRNVLVLLDSGATHNFVGDHLAQELNCTIEEHPTLKVLVANGECLPCTRKCANVELVLQKIPYTVDLLVVPLPSVDIILGVKWLKTLGRIWWDFSTMEMCLPKEGGGEEVVLRAVDPSLAPKAALKAIAVQRPAAWLVSVAEEVVAQEGSEEKVPEQIQKVLEEFKDIFEEPKGLPPPRSYDHRIVLTNGTEPVNVRPYRYGYAQKSEIERLVKEMRESNIIRPSSSPFSSPVLLVKKKDNTWRFCVDYRALNEATVKDRHPIPVIDELLDELSGARIFSKLDLRSGYHQIRMYEEDITKTAFRTHDGHYEFLVMPFGLTNAPATFQRCMNDVFRQFLRDFVLVFFDDILVYSQSIEQHVEHLRTVLRILRDNTLFAKMSKCSFGQTSIGYLGHIVSHEGVRADPEKLQAMEHWPLPKDPRGMRGFLGLTGYYRRFIKGYGLIASPLTHMLKKGEFTWTEKAREAFVKLKAAMMSAPVLALPDFSKDFVIETDASDVGVGAVLSQEGHPIAFMSKALTVRAKPFSTYEKELLAIVLAVDKWRPYLIGRRFVVRTDHSSLRLTQEQDQELTLRLLKQSIRQNPESIPHYSLRGEILCKKRRALVPKNSPLKVELLKHFHDSSIAGHEGVAKTMGRIKAQFWWEGMKADVRDYVKACPTCQREKYEAIKPPGHLNPLPIPDKPWEDVSMDFIDAMPRAEGKEAVLVVVDRLTKYSHFVALPRNYHGPMVANVYQDHVGKLHGMPKTIVCDRDSIFVSAFWREYMRMAGTVINFSTAHHPQTDGQSEVVNRTLETYLRCYAGERPNTWVKYLSWAEWSYNTSLHSGTGMTPYEALYGCPPSYVPRYEVDTAREDEVDVALRNRDDILATLKRNIQRAQARMKKAHDKGRRDREFEVGDMVWLKRLPMKQKSLLGQPYSKLLPRYYGPFRVLQKIGKAAYRIALPPTALVHPVFHVSRLKPHHGPVPEQEEPLPDVSQRPYRILRHRWVTRDGRARHEGRATALREFRGEFGQGEFLLESQPAS; translated from the exons ATGGTTAAGAAGAAGCAAGTCGTGCCCGAGGCACCAGATGTTGAGGCGGAGACCTCAGCCAATGAGGAACAGCCATCTACTGAGATGGAGGTATACGCGGTGGAAAGAATGGTTCACATCgaaaatgaggttttgaaaaTCCGCCACGAGATGAGCGactacaagaaacaactttctaagctcAACGAGTTAGATGAGATCAAGGAGATGATGAGAGTCATGACGGCCAATCAAGAGGCCCTTAGGAGAAACAACCCGGATCCCCCACAGCCCCACGTTGATAAGGGCAAGGGCATACTCAATGGACCGCCCAACGTCGGTCCTAATCCCTTCCATTCGCAAGCCGGCCCTAGTAGACCACCACCCGGGGGGAATAACAGCAATAATGGAGGTTTCCAAGCACAGCCCACCAACCTCAACAACTATCACGGTGGGCATCATAACTCCTCGCCTGAGTGGGAGAACCGAGAGCCTTATGGACCCCAATCCAGCCAGTATAGGTCCAGATTTGGAGGCACACAGTGGGAGAATATTAATTCAGATCGTAGATGGGGTGATAGAGGAGACCGTGAACCACCTTCTTGGGAGCCGTATAGAGAGCGTCAGGCAGCGCCAAGAAACCAACCGAGGATTCCTATG ATGATTCCTGATGAAGAATGGCTTCAAACGTCCATTCTACACTTCGATGGCGAAGCTAGGAGATGGTATcgttggctcaagctcaaggagcCAGTCAATACGTGGGGAGAGTTCAAAGAAGCTCTCATGCTCAGATTTGGTGAGTCTTCCTATGTAGATTACGACATCGAGTTGCGTAATCTAAGACAAACCGCATCCGTTCAAGAATACCaagccaagtttgagaatttagcaagcaTGGTTGATTGGACGCCCAAGTCCCTCATTGCCGCATTTGTTGGAGGATTGAAGGAGGAAATTCAGATAGACATACGGGCTGAGCCCAATACGGAGTTGCGGAAGTGCTTTGCCAAAGCACGTTCCATCGAggatag CCCTCCGCGTAAAGAAGAACCTAAACCCGCTTTCAAGGGTCGAGCACCTCCTGTACTAACtcgggaagaaagagaagagttaaTCAAGAACAAGCAGTGTTTCTGGTGTAAAGAGAAGTGGGACCCTACGCACAAGTGCAAGCACATTCGAGTCTACACGGTTTTGGATGATGACGCCGACgatgaaggggaagaagatCAATCCCCTATGATCgaagaaatagaggaattggaggcccgagaagagcctcaagagcagGAAAGGCCACCCCCTGAGGGCGCTTGTCATACCATGACAGACCCTAACCGACCAGATGCTATGAGAGTTATAGggcaaattggaaagagaaatgttcttgttcttttggatTCGGGGGCTACTCACAATTTCGTGGGTGACCACCTCGCTCAGGAATTGAATTGTACCATCGAAGAGCACCCAACTCTTAAAGTACTGGTGGCCAATGGTGAGTGCCTCCCTTGCACTCGCAAGTGTGCAAACGTAGAACTCGTGCTTCAGAAGATCCCTTATACAGTCGACTTGCTAGTTGTCCCTCTACCTAGCGTAGATATCATTCTTGGAGTCAAATGGCTCAAGACCTTAGGGCGAATTTGGTGGGACTTCTCTACCATGGAGATGTGCctgcctaaggagggtggaggagAGGAAGTAGTGCTAAGAGCAGTCGATCCTAGTTTGGCACCCAAGGCAGCGCTAAAGGCTATAGCAGTCCAGAGACCAGCGGCTTGGTTAGTTTCAGTGGCAGAGGAAGTTGTCGCTCAAGAGGGATCAGAAGAGAAAGTACCCGAGCAGATTCAGAAAGTGTTGGAGGAGTTCAAGGATATATTCGAGGAACCTAAAGGACTTCCTCCACCTCGATCATATGACCACAGGATAGTATTGACCAACGGCACAGAGCCGGTTAACGTGCGCCCATACCGCTATGGGTAcgctcaaaaatcagaaattgagcgATTGGTCAAAGAAATGCGAGAAAGTAATATTATTCGGCCAAGTTCTAGTCCCTTTTCATCGCCAGTCCTTCtcgtcaagaaaaaggacaacacatggagattctGTGTGGATTACAGGGCCTTGAACGAAGCTACTGTCAAGGATAGGCATCCAATTCCTGTTATTGATGAACTCTTGGATGAACTATCTGGAGCTCGCATCTTCTCCAAGTTGGATCTCCGGTCAGGGTACCACCAAATTCGAATGTATGAGGAAGACATTACAAAGACGGCATTTCGTACCCATGACGGCCATTATGAGTTTTTGGTCATGCCATTTGGACTTACGAACGCACCCGCGacattccaacgatgtatgaatgacgtGTTTCGTCAGTTCCTGCGTGACTTCGTGTTAGTCTTCTTCGATGACATTCTTGTGTACAGCCAGAGTATTGAACAGCATGTCGAGCACCTTCGTACAGTGTTGAGAATATTAAGGGATAATACCCTATTCGCAaaaatgtccaaatgcagctttgggcaGACTTCTATCGGGTATTTGGGTCACATCGTATCACATGAGGGGGTCAGAGCCGACCCTGAAAAACTCCAGGCCATGGAGCATTGGCCCTTGCCGAAGGACCCACGAGGCATGCGGGGATTTTTAGGCCTCACGGGGTACTATCGCAGATTtatcaaaggctatggtttGATCGCTTCTCCCTTGACGCACATGTTGAAAAAGGGGGAGTTTACATGGactgagaaagcaagagaggccTTTGTCAAACTCAAGGCCGCTATGATGAGTGCCCCAGTACTTGCTCTCCCTGATTTCTCTAAGGATTTCGTAATTGAGACAGATGCTAGTGACGTTGGCGTCGGTGCAGTTCTGAGCCAAGAGGGCCACCCAATTGCGTTTATGTCGAAAGCCCTCACGGTGCGGGCCAAACCCTTTTCCACCTATGAAAAGGAGCTTTTGGCAATAGTCTTAGCAGTAGACAAGTGGAGGCCCTATCTGATTGGGCGAAGATTTGTGGTGAGAACGGACCACAGCAGTTTGAG ACTAACTCAGGAGCAAGATCAGGAACTAACTCTTAGGCTCCTCAAGCAGTCCATACGCCAGAATCCTGAGTCTATTCCCCACTATTCGTTAAGAGGAGAAATACTCTGCAAGAAGAGACGAGCCTTGGTACCTAAGAACTCGCCTCTCAAGGTTGAActactcaaacattttcatgactcgaGCATTGCTGGTCACGAAGGAGTGGCTAAAACTATGGGGCGCATTAAGGCacagttttggtgggagggaATGAAAGCAGACGTGAGGGATTACGTGAAAGCCTGCCCTACCTGCCAACGtgaaaaatatgaggccatcaagcctccagggcacttgAACCCTTTGCCCATACCGGATAAGCCATGggaagatgtatcaatggacttcattgatgcaatgccccGAGCTGAAGGGAAAGAGGCGGTGTTGGTCGTGGTGGATCGCTTaaccaagtacagccattttGTGGCCCTACCCAGAAACTACCATGGACCAATGGTTGCTAATGTTTACCAAGATCACGTTGGAAAGCTGCATGGTATGCCCAAGACCATTGTCTGCGATCGGGACTCGATCTTCGTCAGTGCTTTTTGGAGGGAGTATATGAGAATGGCGGGTACAGTGATCAACTTTAGCACCGcccatcatcctcaaacagatgggcagagcgaAGTAGTCAACAGGACACTGGAGACCTATCTGAGGTGTTACGCCGGAGAGAGACCCAACACCTGggtcaaatatttatcttgggctgagtggtcctataaCACCAGCCTCCATTCAGGAACCGGCATGACTCCCTATGAAGCCCTGTATGGTTGCCCGCCGAGTTATGTCCCGAGGTATGAGGTAGACAccgcaagagaagatgaggtcgatgttgccttgagaaacagggatgacatTCTAGCCACGCTAAAAAGAAACATCCAGAGGGCCCAGGCTAGAATGAAAAAGGCGCATGATAAGGGGCGTAGAGACAGAGAATTTGAGGTAGGCGACATGGTATGGTTAAAGAGGCTGCCCATGAAGCAGAAATCGTTGCTAGGACAGCCCTATTCGAAGCTTCTGCCAAGATACTATGGGCCGTTTCGAGTTCTTCAGAAAATTGGTAAGGCAGCCTATCGCATAGCTTTGCCACCTACAGCCCTTGTCCATCCAGTATTCCATGTCTCTCGGTTGAAGCCGCATCACGGGCCAGTACCAGAGCAAGAGGAACCATTACCAGATGTTAGCCAACGCCCATATCGAATCCTAAGGCACCGATGGGTCACTAGAGATGGTAGAGCCCGCCACGAG